Proteins from a single region of Larus michahellis chromosome 13, bLarMic1.1, whole genome shotgun sequence:
- the ABCB9 gene encoding ABC-type oligopeptide transporter ABCB9 produces the protein MRGATPPTDLVPGTRLRRRRRPGPGRSPPLQSQRPTGPCPPCPRAALHRLGDAPSPVAKMRAWKAVASTLALSGTDVVVTTLLYAHGRGGRDILQDLRHFNIFNSLLDIWGGCLYRSCVLLGAAIGVATNTAYGPRRLRASRTFIAVVCLLMGIYMMAKLLLYSEVRRTIRDPWFWGLFAWTYVALAATFGLWQLLACVTSSREALGPGSESRAEAEESCDGGAPRDKREEAAGPTIHKLLSYTKPDAFFLGIASFFLLVAALGETFLPYYTGLAIDGIVVQKSMDRFSTAVLVMSLLAIGSSFAAGIRGGVFTLIFARLNIRLRNCLFRSLVSQEMSFFDENRTGDVISRLTSDTTIVSDLVSQNINIFLRNVVKATGVIFFMFSLSWKLSLVTFMGFPIIMLVSDVYGKYYKKLSKDVQNALAKANNTAEETISAMKTVRSFANEEAEANVYWQKLQQVYKLNKREAMAYTYYVWSSGLTLLVVQVSILYYGGHLVISGQMTSGNLISFIIYEFVLGDCMESVGSVYSGLMQGVGAAEKVFEFIDRKPTMVNDGSLAPDHVEGKVEFRNVTFSYRTRSATQVLQNVSFTLHPGKVTALVGPSGSGKSSCVNILENFYPLQDGQVLLDGRPINMYDHKYLHSVISLVSQEPVLFARSIADNISYGLTSASFESVVQAAQKANAHAFITELQDGYHTEAGEKGAQLSGGQKQRVAIARALIRTPPILILDEATSALDAESEHAIQQAIYGDLQNHTVLVIAHRLSTVEKAHNIIVLDKGRVVQQGSHKELMEEGGLYSKLVQRQILGLEGGGADSRQPAARGDSAKAPGGLDEEFRIDHSLPAAAQDDYNNTAHK, from the exons ATGAGAGGAGCCACGCCCCCCACCGACCTTGTTCCCGGGAcgcgcctccgccgccgccgccggccagGACCGGGCCGATCCCCGCCGTTGCAATCG CAGAGGCCAACAGGACCATGTCCTCCCTGTCCTAGGGCTGCCCTCCACCGCCTCGGTGACGCCCCCAGCCCGGTGGCGAAGATGCGTGCCTGGAAGGCAGTGGCCAGCACGCTGGCGCTCAGTGGGACTGATGTGGTGGTCACCACACTGCTCTACGCCCACGGCCGGGGTGGCCGGGATATCCTGCAGGACCTGCGGCACTTCAACATCTTCAACTCGCTGCTGGACATCTGGGGGGGCTGCCTCTACCGCAGCTGCGTCCTGCTGGGGGCTGCCATCGGGGTGGCCACCAACACAGCTTATGGCCCCCGGCGTCTCAGGGCATCGCGGACCTTCATCGCCGTTGTCTGCCTCctcatgggcatctacatgatgGCGAAGCTGCTGCTCTACTCGGAGGTGCGGAGGACCATCAGGGACCCCTGGTTCTGGGGGCTCTTTGCCTGGACCTACGTGGCGCTGGCAGCCACCTTCGGGCTGTGGCAGCTGCTGGCCTGTGTCACCTCCTCCCGCGAGGCGCTGGGGCCCGGCTCCGAGTCCCGTGCCGAGGCGGAGGAGAGCTGCGACGGTGGTGCCCCACGGGACAagcgggaggaggcagcaggtCCTACCATCCATAAGCTGCTGTCCTACACCAAGCCAGATGCCTTCTTCCTGGGCATcgcttccttcttcctcctcgtGGCTGCACTGG GAGAGACCTTCCTGCCCTACTACACGGGGCTGGCCATCGACGGCATCGTGGTGCAGAAGAGCATGGACCGCTTCTCCACGGCGGTGCTGGTCATGTCACTGCTCGCCATAGGAAG CTCATTTGCCGCAGGTATCCGGGGTGGCGTTTTTACACTCATATTTGCAAGACTGAACATTCGCCTTCGCAACTGCCTCTTCAGGTCGCTGGTGTCTCAGGAGATGAGTTTCTTTGATGAGAATCGCACAG GGGATGTCATCTCCCGCCTGACGTCGGACACAACCATCGTGAGCGACCTGGTATCCCAGAACATCAACATCTTCCTGCGCAACGTGGTGAAGGCCACAGGGGTGATCTTCTTCATGTTCAGCCTCTCTTGGAAACTCTCGCTCGTCACCTTCATGGGCTTCCCCATCATCATGCTGGTCTCTGATGTCTATGGGAAGTACTACAAG AAGCTCTCCAAGGACGTGCAGAACGCCCTGGCCAAGGCCAACAACACTGCCGAGGAGACCATCTCCGCCATGAAGACCGTCCGCAGTTTTGCCAACGAGGAGGCGGAGGCGAACGTGTACtggcagaagctgcagcaggtGTACAAACTCAACAAGCGGGAGGCCATGGCTTACACCTACTACGTCTGGTCCAGCGGG cTCACCCTCCTGGTGGTCCAGGTCAGCATCCTTTACTATGGTGGGCACCTCGTGATCTCGGGGCAAATGACAAGTGGAAATCTGATATCCTTCATCATTTACGAGTTCGTCTTAGGAGACTGCATGGAG TCCGTCGGCTCCGTCTACAGCGGCCTGATGCAGGGAGTGGGAGCTGCCGAGAAGGTGTTTGAGTTCATCGACCGCAAGCCAACGATGGTGAACGACGGGTCCCTGGCCCCAGACCACGTGGAGGGGAAGGTGGAGTTCAGAAACGTGACCTTTTCCTACCGCACTCGCTCTGCCACGCAGGTCCTGCAG AATGTGTCCTTCACCCTGCACCCTGGCAAAGTGACGGCGCTGGTGGGTCCTTCGGGGAGCGGGAAGAGCTCCTGTGTCAACATCCTGGAGAACTTCTATCCTCTGCAAGACGGGCAGGTGCTGCTGGACGGGCGTCCCATTAACATGTACGATCACAAGTACCTGCACTCAGTG ATCTCCCTGGTGAGCCAAGAGCCGGTGCTGTTCGCCCGCTCTATTGCGGATAATATTTCTTACGGCTTAACTTCAGCCTCCTTCGAGTCGGTTGTTCAGGCTGCCCAAAAGGCCAACGCACACGCCTTCATCACGGAGTTACAAGATGGCTACCACACAG AGGCAGGTGAAAAAGGAGCCCAACTCTCAGGTGGCCAGAAGCAGAGAGTGGCAATTGCCAGGGCCTTGATCCGAACTCCCCCCATCCTAATCCTGGATGAAGCCACGAGCGCGCTGGATGCGGAGAGTGAGCATGCG ATTCAGCAGGCGATTTACGGCGACTTGCAGAACCACACGGTGCTCGTCATAGCTCACAGACTGAGCACTGTGGAGAAGGCACACAACATCATTGTGCTGGACAAGGGCCGCGTGGTGCAGCAGGGCTCGCACAAGGAGCTGATGGAAGAAGGAGGCCTTTATTCCAAGCTGGTGCAGAGACAGatcctggggctggaggggggcggCGCAGACAGTCGCCAACCCGCAGCCCGGGGGGATTCGGCAAAGGCGCCTGGTGGGCTGGACGAAGAGTTCAGGATAGACCATTCCCTGCCGGCCGCGGCACAGGACGATTACAACAACACGGCTCACAAGTGA
- the VPS37B gene encoding vacuolar protein sorting-associated protein 37B: MALDVRRLEALSLQELSALLDDEEQLQDMARQMEEAQNVQHSKDMTLASNRSLAEGNLLYQPKLESLKSNLTEKYQELQVLFEAYQIKKTKLDRQSSNASLETLLALLQTEGAKIEEDTENMAEKFLDGEIPLDSFIDEYQSKRKLAHLRRVKIEKLQEMVLKGQRLLQVQPQAQPRAPETTPAPQDSYTSDANTPSVVPRRIPPPPPSSVPAGRFPTPFTAAMSSGPALSYPGAPYPPLPPRPGVQSASQMPQPGYPSQFVPQYPPVLPQRPPRLPPHPGFILQ, encoded by the exons ATGGCGCTGGACGTGAGGCGCCTGGAGGCGCTGAGCCTGCAGGAGCTCAGCGCGCTGCTGGACGACGAGGAGCAGCTACAGGACATGGCCCGCCAGATGGAAGAG gcCCAAAATGTTCAACACAGCAAGGACATGACTCTCGCCAGCAACCGCAGTCTGGCAGAAGGCAATCTTTTGTACCAGCCGAAGTTGGAGTCCTTAAAATCAAATTTGACTGAAAAATATCAAGAGCTGCAAGTTCTTTTTGAAGCATAccagataaagaaaacaaaactag ACAGACAATCCAGTAATGCTTCACTGGAGACACTGCTAGCGCTGCTTCAGACAGAGGGGGCTAAGATTGAGGAAGACACAGAG AATATGGCAGAAAAGTTTCTTGATGGTGAAATACCACTGGATTCCTTCATTGATGAGTACCAGAGCAAGCGTAAACTGGCTCACCTGCGCCGGGTCAAAATCGAGAAGCTGCAAGAAATGGTGCTGAAGGGTCAGAGACTTCTGCAGGTTCAGCCACAGGCTCAGCCGAGAGCACCCGAGACAACACCAGCACCTCAAGATTCCTACACTTCGGATGCAAACACTCCTTCAGTTGTGCCCCGACGAATACCACCCCCTCCACCTTCTTCAGTCCCAGCAGGACGCTTTCCTACTCCGTTTACTGCAGCCATGAGTTCAGGACCAGCTCTTTCTTATCCAGGTGCTCCGtatcctcctctccccccgcgACCAGGAGTTCAGTCTGCAAGTCAAATGCCACAGCCAGGATACCCATCTCAGTTTGTACCACAGTATCCTCCAGTTCTTCCCCAAAGACCACCTCGCCTTCCACCACATCCTGGCTTTATCCTCCAGTGA